The proteins below come from a single Clarias gariepinus isolate MV-2021 ecotype Netherlands chromosome 17, CGAR_prim_01v2, whole genome shotgun sequence genomic window:
- the erap1a gene encoding endoplasmic reticulum aminopeptidase 1, producing MLLHFSSLLILTSLVLPLDSKDFEKNSSPWKLRLPDTVKPVHYDLLIHPNLTFLNFTGSVQIQLEVLQDTKHILLHSKNLHISKAVVLHSDGADTLHVHESEPLEQIALSSQNFVFMKGAHVIQLDFSANLSNSFHGFYKGSYATRHGEIRNLASTQFEPTHARAAFPCFDEPAFKANFSIRIRREPRHISISNMPKLKTVTLTADLLEDHYDVSVRMSTYLVAFIVCDFVSISKRSQHGVQISVYSVPGKINQAEYALNTAVTLLDFYDEYFGIPYPLPKQDLAAIPDFQSGAMENWGLTTYRESGLLFDPERSSTSDKLGITKVIAHELAHQWFGNLVTMQWWNDLWLNEGFAKFMEFVSTDITYPELQVNDYFFEKCFTAMSVDSLSSSHPISTPVENPAEIREMFDDVSYQKGACVLNMLRDFLSPEVFNLGIIRYLKKHSYQNTVSADLWNSLTNVCDSDDFDFGTRNTAGFCTDRKFKPSASKWFLEDDLNVKDIMDTWTLQEGFPIITVEVKGREVSLKQERYLKGADKSNNSSFLWQVPLTYMTSSSSSVQRFLLKSRNDVLYLPAEVEWIKFNVDMRGYYIVHYEAQGWEALIRQLQHNHTVFSGNDRASLIHDIFQLVKIGKVPLDKALSLSLYLKHETEIMPVTQGFSELVPFYKLMEKRNMAALEHQLKAFLVNMFQGLIDTQTWSDEGTASERILRNYLLLFACVRRYPPCVSTAQDLFLKWKESGGTLRLPADIRLVVYTEGARTEKGWDFLMEKYRYTMYPSEKSQIKAALSYSPLAHKLEWLMEKGLEGDILKTHDLPSLVISVSKNPNAYKLAWNFLRANWQVLVKKFDLGSSSISRMVVGVTNQYSTKEMHEEVRSFFSSLHVDMGSGLRSIQQALENIEENIRWMDKNIPLLKNWLNSHSV from the exons ATGCTGCTGCACTTCAGCTCTCTGCTCATTTTAACGTCCCTCGTCCTTCCACTTGATTCCAAGGACTTCGAGAAGAACTCGAGTCCATGGAAACTGAGATTACCAGACACAGTCAAGCCAGTTCACTACGATTTACTAATTCACCCAAACCTGACTTTCCTCAACTTCACTGGAAGTGTTCAGATTCAGCTAGAAGTTCTGCAGGACACCAAGCACATTCTCCTCCACAGCAAGAATCTTCACATTTCCAAAGCAGTTGTTTTGCACTCTGATGGTGCTGATACTCTTCATGTGCACGAGTCTGAGCCCTTGGAGCAGATTGCACTGTCTTCTCAGAACTTTGTGTTTATGAAAGGAGCGCATGTAATCCAACTAGATTTCTCAGCTAACCTGTCCAACAGTTTCCACGGCTTTTATAAAGGCTCATACGCCACACGGCATGGTGAAATCAG AAATTTGGCATCCACTCAGTTTGAGCCTACACATGCTCGCGCTGCTTTTCCCTGCTTTGATGAACCAGCCTTCAAAGCCAACTTTTCTATTCGTATCCGGCGGGAGCCAAGGCATATTTCCATTTCTAACATGCCCAAG ctCAAAACAGTGACACTTACAGCTGACTTGCTGGAGGATCACTATGATGTGAGTGTGAGGATGAGCACTTATCTAGTGGCCTTCATTGTTTGTGACTTTGTCTCCATCAGTAAGAGAAGTCAGCATGGTGTTCAG ATATCTGTGTACAGTGTTCCAGGGAAGATTAATCAGGCAGAATATGCTCTCAACACGGCAGTAACACTGCTTGACTTTTATGATGAGTATTTTGGTATCCCATACCCACTTCCCAAACAAG ATCTTGCAGCAATTCCAGATTTTCAGTCCGGTGCTATGGAGAACTGGGGCTTGACCACGTATAGAGAATCTGGGCTCCTTTTTGATCCTGAAAGATCTTCTACCTCTGACAAACTGGGCATCACAAAAGTTATTGCACATGAGCTTGCCCATCAG TGGTTTGGTAACCTGGTGACGATGCAGTGGTGGAATGACCTGTGGTTAAACGAGGGCTTTGCCAAGTTCATGGAATTTGTATCCACTGACATCACTTATCCTGAGCTGCAAGTG AATGACTACTTCTTTGAGAAGTGTTTCACTGCCATGAGTGTGGATTCTTTAAGCTCGTCGCACCCCATTTCTACCCCTGTGGAAAATCCTGCAGAGATCCGAGAAATGTTTGATGATGTATCCTATCAGAAG GGGGCCTGTGTTTTGAACATGCTGAGAGACTTTCTGAGCCCGGAAGTGTTTAACCTTGGGATTATACGTTATCTGAAGAAACACAGCTACCAGAATACAGTGAGCGCTGATCTCTGGAACAGTCTGACGAAT GTCTGTGACTCAGATGATTTTGACTTTGGGACACGGAACACAGCTGGATTCTGCACTGACAGGAAGTTCAAACCTTCTGCGTCT AAATGGTTTTTGGAAGATGATCTGAATGTGAAGGATATCATGGACACCTGGACACTCCAAGAGGGTTTTCCCATTATCACTGTGGAAGTCAAAGGTCGAGAAGTCAGTCTGAAACAGGAAAGGTACCTTAAAGGGGCAGATAAATCAAATAATTCAAG CTTCCTTTGGCAAGTACCTTTGACATACATGACCAGTAGCTCCAGCTCTGTCCAGCGTTTTTTGCTGAAAAGTAGAAATG ATGTATTGTACTTGCCAGCGGAAGTGGAGTGGATCAAATTCAACGTAGACATGAGAGGTTATTATATTGTCCATTATGAAGCTCAGGGCTGGGAGGCTTTGATCAGGCAGCTTCAGCACAATCACACTGTTTTTAGCGGGAATGACCGTGCAAGCCTCATTCATGACATCTTCCAGCTGGTCAA AATTGGAAAGGTGCCTCTGGATAAGGCCCTGAGCCTGAGTCTGTACCTGAAGCATGAGACTGAGATCATGCCAGTGACGCAGGGCTTCAGTGAACTTGTTCCTTTTTACAAACTCATGGAAAAGAGAAACATGGCAGCTCTTGAGCACCAGCTGAAG GCATTCTTAGTGAACATGTTCCAGGGACTCATTGACACGCAGACATGGAGTGATGAGGGCACAGCATCAGAAAGGATCTTGCGGAATTATTTGCTACTCTTTGCTTGTGTGCGCCGTTACCCGCCCTGTGTTAGCACTGCCCAGGATCTTTTCCTCAAGTGGAAGGAGTCAGGTGGCACCTTGAG GTTGCCTGCTGACATCCGCTTGGTTGTGTACACTGAGGGTGCTCGCACAGAAAAAGGTTGGGACTTCCTTATGGAAAAGTACCGTTACACAATGTATCCTTCAGAGAAGAGTCAGATTAAAGCAGCCCTGTCCTACAGCCCACTGGCTCACAAGCTAGAGTG GCTAATGGAGAAGGGTCTAGAAGGAGATATTCTGAAGACCCATGACCTGCCATCGCTTGTTATTAGTGTCAGTAAAAACCCAAATGCATATAAACTAGCCTGGAACTTTCTGAGAGCCAACTGGCAAGTACTGGTTAAGAA atttGATCTTGGTTCCTCTTCAATCTCACGTATGGTTGTTGGAGTAACCAATCAGTACTCAACCAAGGAGATGCACGAAGAG gTACGATCTTTCTTCAGTTCACTGCATGTAGACATGGGTTCAGGACTGCGTAGCATCCAGCAGGCTCTGGAAAACATCGAGGAGAATATCCGCTGGATGGATAAAAATATTCCTCTTCTTAAAAACTGGCTAAACAGCCACAGTGTATGA